In the genome of Nitrospinaceae bacterium, one region contains:
- a CDS encoding insulinase family protein: protein MKKISSFFPRMTQTRIPDGPSLIVLPDKNAQVASVQVWFPAGPAVERPGEDGLAHFLEHMVFKGSRNLGVGELAARVEAAGGDTNAYTMSDATYYYLVCLPEAAEACAVMLADAVWWPKFSTAEIERERGVILAELDRSEDQPDQVLQQYLFERAYGKMHPYGRPIMGAVRSVKRFDAAALRRFHRRCYAPEGCVVVASGNVSAKGMRRALAGKIKAENRSKKRVLKKAGAKRAVSKTLPMALPMAPPPEPKGRGPRAFVVRERSGLAHLEMAFRIPEFRHEDAPSLEVLAMILGMGESSRLYKRVCVGRSLMHEVTAENFFAAGEGLLFLGGLTAPGRVAEAAGEILRVAREIIELAPPTPEEMARARVNFLADMEFRREGMGGYARIAGYARLMAGRVGFAENYLDRLLAVTAEDVSRVAASWIRLEGLTSGVLIPEGANGGSRGGPGGGSGAQAGSGNGPNGPTRGPSGGSPGGLGARELHVALKRGFEPLEPMPQKTRGLKPLKDRPKAAALALKEKGRVSTRQASTRQASTRRASMRRASTRRASKGKDGIHRFTLPGGARLLVRPGGAARVIAIRAVALGGQRLEAKNEAGLHNLMSSVAPQATASMSSEAMAARIDGLGALVEGFSGRNSIGLSASGISGVSDELIEIVSEILTKPRFAADDLDLVRREIAAERRGDMDDLGNLARLRAMALLYSSHPFGRHPLGNSRVLAQLTPAILRRTWRRWISPQNNVLSVAGDIDPGDVAEKFKLRLNDWAKDSYRGRLPRNPEAPSPPTKGRSRRYVVERASQSHIQLVFMGADFHDSRRYALSILTTALGSQGGGLFWELRERRGLAYAVYASSEEGLAPGPISFYAATGPEDEEKAIGIFHNEFERVRQSGLELVELERAKAFLIGDYLRSLQRAGARALEVAFDELYGLDKEGPESYKSKIQSVSNEDVIAVARELLAPGKEAMVRLGPLFGGK from the coding sequence ATGAAGAAAATTTCCTCTTTTTTCCCGCGAATGACGCAGACCCGCATACCTGACGGGCCTTCCTTGATTGTGCTCCCCGACAAAAATGCGCAGGTGGCCTCGGTGCAGGTGTGGTTTCCGGCGGGGCCGGCTGTGGAGCGCCCGGGCGAGGATGGGCTGGCGCATTTTTTAGAGCACATGGTTTTCAAGGGCTCGCGCAATTTGGGCGTTGGCGAGCTGGCGGCGCGGGTTGAGGCGGCGGGCGGCGACACGAACGCTTATACGATGAGCGATGCGACGTATTATTACCTTGTCTGCCTGCCCGAGGCGGCAGAGGCGTGTGCCGTGATGTTGGCGGATGCGGTGTGGTGGCCAAAATTTTCGACCGCCGAAATCGAGCGCGAGCGCGGGGTGATTCTCGCCGAGCTTGATCGCTCCGAGGATCAGCCGGATCAGGTGCTTCAGCAATATTTGTTCGAGCGGGCGTATGGAAAGATGCACCCTTACGGGCGGCCCATCATGGGCGCGGTGCGCTCGGTTAAGCGGTTTGACGCGGCGGCGCTTCGGCGGTTTCACAGGCGTTGTTACGCGCCCGAGGGGTGTGTGGTGGTGGCCTCGGGAAATGTTTCAGCAAAGGGTATGCGCCGGGCGCTGGCGGGAAAGATAAAGGCAGAAAACAGATCGAAAAAAAGAGTTTTAAAAAAGGCGGGTGCAAAGAGGGCAGTATCTAAAACCCTGCCCATGGCATTACCCATGGCGCCGCCGCCTGAGCCAAAGGGGCGGGGGCCAAGGGCGTTTGTGGTGCGGGAGCGCTCGGGGCTGGCGCATCTGGAGATGGCTTTTCGGATTCCCGAGTTCCGGCACGAGGATGCGCCATCGCTTGAGGTGTTGGCGATGATTTTGGGGATGGGGGAGAGCTCGCGGCTTTATAAGCGGGTGTGCGTCGGGCGCTCGTTGATGCACGAGGTGACGGCGGAGAATTTTTTTGCGGCGGGCGAGGGATTGTTATTTCTTGGCGGGCTGACGGCGCCGGGGCGGGTGGCCGAGGCGGCGGGCGAGATTTTGCGGGTGGCGAGGGAGATTATCGAGCTGGCCCCGCCGACGCCCGAGGAGATGGCGCGCGCGCGGGTGAATTTTTTGGCGGACATGGAGTTTCGCCGCGAGGGAATGGGCGGCTATGCACGCATCGCGGGCTATGCCCGGCTGATGGCGGGGCGTGTTGGATTTGCCGAAAATTATCTTGATCGGCTATTGGCTGTGACGGCCGAGGATGTCTCTCGCGTTGCGGCGAGCTGGATTCGCCTGGAGGGGCTGACCTCGGGTGTACTCATCCCCGAGGGCGCAAATGGGGGATCGAGGGGCGGCCCGGGCGGCGGCAGCGGGGCTCAAGCGGGTTCTGGAAATGGACCGAACGGTCCAACTAGGGGCCCGAGCGGGGGCTCGCCCGGGGGACTTGGTGCCAGGGAGCTACATGTGGCACTCAAGCGTGGATTCGAGCCTCTTGAGCCGATGCCTCAAAAGACCCGGGGCCTAAAGCCCCTGAAAGATAGACCCAAGGCTGCGGCGCTGGCACTGAAGGAGAAGGGGCGGGTCTCGACGAGACAGGCCTCGACGAGACAGGCCTCGACGAGGCGGGCCTCCATGAGGCGGGCCTCCACGAGGCGGGCTTCAAAAGGCAAGGACGGGATTCACAGGTTCACCCTTCCTGGTGGTGCGCGTCTCCTTGTTCGGCCCGGAGGCGCGGCGCGGGTAATCGCTATTCGAGCAGTTGCCTTGGGTGGGCAGCGGCTTGAGGCAAAAAACGAGGCAGGGCTTCATAATCTGATGAGTAGCGTTGCGCCCCAGGCGACGGCGTCGATGTCCTCAGAGGCGATGGCGGCGCGTATTGACGGCCTGGGCGCTCTGGTCGAGGGCTTCTCGGGTCGCAACAGTATTGGCCTCTCGGCATCTGGCATTTCTGGTGTCTCAGATGAATTGATCGAAATTGTTTCTGAAATACTCACCAAACCAAGGTTCGCTGCAGATGATTTGGATTTGGTGCGACGCGAGATTGCGGCCGAGCGTCGCGGCGACATGGATGATTTGGGAAATCTTGCGCGCCTCAGGGCCATGGCTCTTCTTTATAGTTCCCATCCTTTCGGCAGGCATCCACTGGGGAATTCTCGCGTGTTGGCTCAACTTACCCCGGCAATTTTGCGACGTACATGGCGACGATGGATTTCACCTCAAAATAATGTTCTTAGCGTAGCTGGCGATATTGATCCGGGCGATGTGGCTGAAAAATTTAAGCTGCGCCTCAACGATTGGGCCAAAGACTCATATCGAGGGCGCTTGCCACGTAACCCGGAAGCCCCGAGCCCACCCACAAAAGGACGAAGTCGGCGCTATGTGGTCGAAAGGGCTTCACAAAGCCACATTCAATTGGTTTTTATGGGAGCTGATTTTCATGATTCAAGGCGTTACGCACTATCCATATTAACCACAGCATTGGGAAGCCAGGGAGGCGGCCTTTTTTGGGAATTACGCGAACGGCGCGGGCTTGCCTATGCGGTTTATGCCTCATCTGAGGAGGGGCTTGCTCCTGGTCCGATATCTTTTTATGCAGCCACTGGTCCCGAGGATGAGGAGAAGGCTATCGGAATTTTTCACAATGAATTCGAGAGAGTTCGCCAATCCGGGCTTGAACTCGTTGAACTTGAGCGGGCAAAGGCATTTCTGATCGGAGATTATTTGCGCTCTCTTCAGCGAGCAGGGGCACGAGCCCTGGAGGTTGCCTTCGATGAACTATACGGACTTGATAAGGAAGGTCCTGAATCTTACAAGAGCAAAATTCAATCGGTGAGCAACGAGGATGTGATAGCAGTGGCCAGAGAACTTCTCGCGCCGGGTAAAGAGGCCATGGTTCGCCTTGGCCCACTATTTGGGGGAAAATAA
- a CDS encoding HD domain-containing protein, whose amino-acid sequence MPDNGKPGSRDRLKIGQGGEGKGKARVRLRPVVLGNIPWGTDAPVDLYVNKGKELSLMFRKTQGLSSDAYQEISKVTDRLYYDKESNVNWQGLVESNLSAILDSPLPTEGKAAVAYGSAARQTQQIFEDFNEEGYEAANVTVESINKLMDEPGAMESFFQLTVHDYYTYTHSVHVYIYASLLTRAIIGNENEKFLKELGVGFLLHDIGKKDISPAILNKKGKLDEDEWIEIKKHPGTGYDMLTKTSGGLSEEVTHIVLQHHEKVDGSGYPKGIKDTDIGRFGRICGIADVYDALTTRRSYKEAMSKMTAFTIMQDSPGHFDEKLLARFIRLAVPYLE is encoded by the coding sequence ATGCCGGATAATGGCAAGCCAGGAAGTAGAGACCGCCTGAAAATAGGACAAGGCGGAGAAGGCAAAGGCAAGGCTCGTGTGCGCCTCCGCCCTGTGGTGCTCGGCAACATTCCCTGGGGGACCGATGCACCTGTCGATCTCTACGTCAACAAGGGCAAAGAGCTTTCCCTCATGTTCCGCAAGACGCAAGGGCTCTCCTCTGACGCCTACCAGGAAATCTCGAAGGTCACTGATCGGCTCTACTACGACAAAGAATCCAACGTAAACTGGCAGGGCCTTGTGGAGTCCAACCTCTCGGCTATCCTCGACTCGCCCCTGCCCACCGAGGGTAAGGCAGCCGTCGCCTACGGTTCCGCCGCCCGCCAGACCCAGCAAATTTTCGAGGACTTCAACGAGGAAGGCTACGAGGCCGCCAACGTCACAGTCGAGTCCATCAACAAGCTCATGGATGAGCCCGGCGCCATGGAAAGTTTTTTTCAACTCACCGTCCACGACTATTACACTTACACCCACTCAGTCCATGTCTACATCTACGCCTCCCTGCTGACACGGGCCATCATCGGCAACGAGAACGAAAAGTTTCTCAAAGAACTGGGCGTCGGCTTCCTCCTCCACGACATCGGGAAAAAAGATATATCCCCGGCGATCCTCAACAAAAAAGGCAAGCTCGACGAGGACGAGTGGATTGAGATCAAGAAACACCCCGGCACCGGCTACGACATGTTGACGAAAACCTCTGGTGGGCTCTCCGAGGAAGTAACTCACATCGTCCTTCAGCATCACGAAAAAGTGGATGGCTCGGGCTATCCCAAAGGCATCAAAGATACCGATATCGGTCGATTCGGTCGAATTTGCGGCATCGCCGACGTCTATGACGCCCTAACAACAAGGCGCTCCTATAAAGAGGCGATGTCCAAGATGACAGCCTTCACGATCATGCAAGACAGCCCCGGCCACTTCGACGAAAAACTGCTTGCCCGCTTCATACGACTGGCAGTGCCGTACCTAGAATAG
- a CDS encoding septal ring lytic transglycosylase RlpA family protein — translation MFIRKEKCVPSTRRRAAAYLAVILLATLAGCASAPDRPRAVSAPVPSSDLSGLASWYGQPYHGRKTANGETYDMYDLTAAHRTLPFGARVRVERTDTGRHVNVRINDRGPFVKGRVIDLSQGAADRLGMRSKGVARVRLIPLRMPPKKRARWLILVGNFRTRGEAEKFTGAVSKRARKTRVIPGWHGDRNRYRVQLEGFTDRRRAADLTGQLRGRGYDAYLVRVG, via the coding sequence ATGTTCATTCGCAAGGAAAAATGCGTACCCTCGACCCGTCGGCGAGCCGCCGCTTATCTGGCGGTGATTCTACTTGCCACCCTCGCCGGCTGCGCCTCGGCCCCAGATAGGCCACGGGCAGTTTCGGCCCCCGTTCCTTCAAGCGATTTAAGCGGGCTCGCCTCGTGGTACGGCCAGCCCTACCACGGTCGAAAAACGGCAAACGGGGAAACCTACGACATGTACGACCTCACCGCCGCCCATCGCACCCTTCCGTTTGGCGCCCGCGTCCGCGTCGAGCGAACCGATACGGGTCGCCATGTAAACGTGCGAATTAACGACCGGGGGCCATTCGTTAAAGGGCGTGTGATAGATCTTTCACAAGGCGCGGCCGATCGCCTCGGCATGCGCTCAAAAGGAGTGGCACGCGTACGGCTCATCCCGCTCCGGATGCCACCCAAAAAGCGCGCGCGTTGGCTGATTCTCGTGGGAAACTTTCGAACCCGGGGCGAGGCGGAAAAATTCACGGGAGCTGTGTCAAAACGCGCTCGGAAGACACGCGTTATCCCCGGCTGGCATGGCGACAGGAACCGCTACCGCGTCCAACTAGAAGGCTTCACAGATCGAAGGCGAGCCGCCGATCTTACCGGGCAGCTTCGAGGTCGAGGCTACGACGCCTACCTCGTCCGCGTGGGATAG
- a CDS encoding pentapeptide repeat-containing protein, producing the protein MANPEHLDTLKQGAIVWNKWRGENPNIRPDLSGAFLYEGNLNGLDLTGANLDRVKCEGASFLGAKLRGASLRDANLQGVTGLTGGQFAGTDVSFATIPSAVKDFENSLKTVEETSKNARKIFFAMLLGCAYAALTILSTDDAKLITNSATSPLPIIQTAIPIANFFYVAPIVLLAIYFYFHLYMQNLWEELSELPARFPDGKPLDKKAYPWLLNRLVRLYIPMLQGKRLLFPLLQSGVSMFLSWWTVPLITALFWLWYLRVHDFVGTGWHIFYLFFAVLIAIGFQRTARNTFREEPSVPIRKIKWPLPFAASIAAISTIVVFAFSWFAINGLWFEPFPIRLVGLRNYVVLTNKEVSTKPPNWDRDKSLRALRAEVKALHGTESAAKGSSQKYVGLDLIIGAQLEEADLRYAEGFKAFFAGAHLVDADLRGANLAEANLAGADLKGANLERMQLTRANLEGSVLRAARLVMADITLANLAGADLRWANLEGASLLKTNLAGADLEGADLYKTNLRGVDLSRTIRLAQEQVDSAYIDENTKLPDYLKSSAERKKKTPETK; encoded by the coding sequence ATGGCGAATCCAGAACACCTCGATACTCTCAAACAGGGGGCGATTGTCTGGAATAAATGGAGGGGGGAGAATCCGAATATTCGACCGGATCTCAGTGGTGCGTTCCTCTACGAGGGGAACCTCAACGGGTTGGACCTCACCGGGGCCAATCTCGATAGAGTCAAGTGTGAGGGGGCATCGTTTCTTGGGGCGAAGTTGCGCGGCGCATCCCTCCGTGACGCGAATCTACAAGGAGTCACGGGACTCACTGGCGGCCAGTTTGCCGGGACCGATGTTTCTTTCGCGACCATCCCCTCTGCGGTTAAGGATTTCGAAAACAGCCTCAAGACTGTCGAGGAGACATCAAAAAACGCCCGGAAGATTTTCTTCGCCATGCTCCTGGGTTGCGCTTATGCCGCTCTCACCATCCTCAGCACGGACGATGCCAAACTCATCACCAACTCGGCCACATCCCCATTGCCCATCATCCAGACGGCGATTCCCATCGCGAATTTCTTCTATGTGGCCCCGATCGTCCTGTTGGCCATTTATTTCTACTTTCACCTCTACATGCAGAATTTATGGGAAGAACTCTCTGAGCTACCAGCGCGGTTCCCGGACGGCAAACCCCTCGATAAAAAGGCCTACCCCTGGCTTTTGAATAGGTTAGTACGACTTTATATTCCAATGCTTCAAGGGAAGCGCCTGCTGTTCCCCCTCCTCCAGTCAGGCGTATCCATGTTTCTCTCCTGGTGGACAGTCCCTCTCATCACCGCACTTTTCTGGCTCTGGTACCTCCGTGTCCATGATTTCGTCGGAACTGGATGGCACATCTTCTATTTGTTCTTCGCCGTTCTCATTGCCATCGGTTTTCAGAGGACGGCTCGGAATACCTTCCGCGAGGAGCCGTCCGTTCCGATCAGGAAGATTAAGTGGCCACTTCCATTTGCGGCCTCAATCGCCGCAATTTCTACGATAGTGGTTTTTGCTTTCTCCTGGTTCGCCATCAACGGTTTGTGGTTTGAGCCGTTTCCTATACGCCTCGTTGGCCTGAGGAACTACGTTGTCCTTACGAACAAGGAGGTCTCCACAAAACCCCCGAACTGGGATCGGGACAAGTCCTTGAGGGCTCTCCGCGCCGAGGTGAAAGCCCTGCACGGCACGGAGTCCGCCGCCAAAGGCTCCAGTCAAAAATACGTGGGGCTGGACCTCATTATAGGAGCTCAGCTTGAAGAGGCGGACCTACGGTATGCCGAAGGATTTAAAGCTTTTTTCGCGGGGGCGCATCTTGTTGATGCGGACCTTAGAGGGGCGAATCTTGCAGAGGCGAATCTCGCAGGTGCGGATCTAAAAGGGGCGAACCTCGAAAGGATGCAACTCACAAGGGCGAATCTCGAAGGGTCTGTCCTCAGAGCGGCAAGGCTTGTCATGGCGGATATTACTTTGGCGAACCTCGCCGGGGCGGACCTCAGATGGGCCAACCTAGAAGGGGCGAGTCTCTTAAAAACGAATCTCGCAGGTGCGGACCTCGAAGGGGCGGACCTTTATAAGACGAATCTCAGAGGGGTGGATCTTTCTAGGACAATAAGGCTGGCCCAAGAACAGGTCGATTCGGCGTACATAGATGAGAATACGAAACTGCCCGATTATTTAAAGAGCAGTGCGGAAAGGAAAAAGAAAACGCCGGAGACGAAATAA
- the hflX gene encoding GTPase HflX, translating into MSKLHGNLTGLKSKQIKALERLYRRKIPAHQLIHLEFGRELAAISFEISQQIGILVDRLGTVRFVIVGDAQGIEIPELGRARAGVSRLRGLRCIHTHLKPSPLSQEDLTDMALLRLDAMVAIEVFEEGETGRIHVAHILPVLKDDEDEAEDFKTATSTNDTAPPWEQMLFSSIERLELDFSTLISSLEEEFSRIQRDSTQFEIGERALLVLVDLGNRDGWPSDAELSELEILVESAGLIPCGRIRQRRKTPDPRFVIGRGRLVDVLMRSMQTGAEALVFAQELSPSQVRNLAEFTDLKILDRTQIILDIFAQRAKSRVGKLQVELAQLKYMLPRLSTKHTAMSRLTGGIGGRGPGETKLEVSRRRADERIRRLEKELNKLQHKRAQGRRLRIRRKVPILSLVGYTNAGKSTILNTLTQSEVSAADKLFETLDTSSRRLRLPREVEVLITDTVGFIHDLPKDLVGAFKSTLEELHDADLLLHVVDASDPDCEEKLTAVERLLGEIGVGATPIFHIFNKMDKADDIQLANLCKRFNGIAVSGIDAKSLYPLIEEASNRLSEIIKPSGETEFERAAI; encoded by the coding sequence AAATCAAAGCAAATCAAAGCTCTTGAGCGACTCTACCGCCGTAAAATCCCAGCGCACCAACTAATTCACCTCGAATTTGGCAGAGAACTTGCCGCAATTTCTTTCGAAATTTCACAACAAATTGGCATCCTCGTTGATCGATTAGGCACAGTTCGTTTTGTCATTGTTGGGGACGCGCAGGGAATAGAAATCCCAGAACTCGGGCGCGCCCGCGCCGGCGTCTCAAGGTTGCGGGGCCTTAGATGTATCCATACACACCTCAAACCCTCTCCTCTTTCACAAGAAGATTTAACAGATATGGCTCTTCTTCGCCTAGATGCCATGGTAGCCATTGAAGTATTCGAGGAGGGAGAGACTGGCCGTATTCATGTCGCCCATATCCTACCAGTATTGAAGGACGATGAAGATGAAGCGGAAGATTTCAAAACAGCGACATCGACCAACGATACCGCCCCACCTTGGGAGCAAATGCTATTTTCCAGCATCGAAAGGCTCGAACTTGATTTTTCCACTCTGATCTCCTCACTGGAAGAGGAATTTTCTCGCATACAGCGTGATTCCACCCAGTTCGAAATAGGGGAACGAGCGCTCCTCGTACTCGTCGACCTAGGCAATCGCGATGGATGGCCATCTGATGCCGAATTGTCCGAACTTGAGATACTCGTCGAAAGTGCAGGTCTCATCCCATGCGGCAGGATACGCCAACGTCGCAAAACGCCTGACCCCAGGTTCGTCATTGGCAGGGGACGTCTTGTTGATGTTTTAATGCGTTCAATGCAAACCGGAGCAGAGGCACTCGTTTTTGCACAGGAGCTTTCCCCTTCCCAGGTGCGCAATCTTGCCGAGTTCACGGATTTAAAAATTCTTGACCGCACACAAATCATTCTCGACATCTTCGCCCAACGTGCTAAAAGCCGCGTCGGAAAACTACAGGTTGAACTTGCTCAACTCAAATATATGCTCCCCAGGCTTTCCACTAAACATACGGCTATGAGCCGCCTCACCGGTGGCATTGGCGGACGTGGGCCAGGCGAGACGAAACTTGAAGTATCGAGACGACGGGCCGACGAGAGAATTCGCCGCCTGGAGAAAGAACTGAACAAACTTCAACACAAGCGAGCACAGGGGAGAAGACTCCGGATTCGGCGTAAAGTGCCAATTCTCTCCCTTGTGGGTTACACAAATGCAGGCAAATCCACAATTCTCAACACGTTAACCCAAAGCGAAGTATCGGCAGCCGATAAACTCTTTGAAACCCTCGATACATCAAGCCGGCGTCTTCGCCTGCCTCGTGAGGTGGAAGTCCTCATTACGGATACGGTGGGATTCATCCATGATCTTCCTAAAGATTTAGTCGGGGCATTTAAATCGACCCTGGAGGAGTTGCATGATGCCGATCTCCTCCTCCACGTAGTCGATGCTTCGGATCCTGATTGCGAAGAAAAACTAACTGCCGTGGAGAGACTTTTGGGTGAAATTGGCGTTGGCGCCACACCAATTTTTCATATCTTCAACAAAATGGATAAAGCTGACGATATTCAATTGGCGAATCTTTGCAAACGCTTTAATGGCATTGCTGTCAGCGGTATCGATGCCAAAAGTTTGTATCCTCTTATTGAGGAAGCCTCAAATCGCTTGAGTGAAATCATTAAACCCTCAGGGGAAACCGAATTCGAAAGAGCAGCGATTTAG
- a CDS encoding LLM class flavin-dependent oxidoreductase: MSQREAPPSHYALYLTAAGGNRQTTPPPSARIYSIKRGFHLLSIRSIVMRFGIQISSFKDFPPIDEFLDFVKEAEELGIDPITVADAVSTSRLHSRDIYVMLALMARETKTAQLGTSVTNFVTRHIMTSVNAMASVDDVAPGRVMIGFGAGDTPLYSVGLKHSNLKAMREGLVAARALLNGEPVEHGGVTITSNWRKPGLPIFLAADGPKTLELAGELADGVILGSGITPEVVEWARGHIAIGAERAGRKPEDVELWLNAIVHIEEDGAAARETVRPRLCTRANHNFRLALNAVPEEHREGVERFRANYDEFNIGAGSPNAAGITDYMIDRFAVVGSPDECLERFREIEKLGARTFIFAMSYTLEARRQIVRFVGEKAIPELGDK; the protein is encoded by the coding sequence TTGTCCCAAAGGGAGGCCCCCCCATCTCACTACGCTCTTTATCTCACAGCCGCCGGTGGCAACCGCCAGACAACGCCCCCGCCCTCTGCTAGAATCTACTCTATTAAACGCGGCTTTCATCTTCTTTCCATCAGGAGCATCGTCATGCGCTTTGGCATTCAGATCAGCTCGTTCAAGGATTTTCCCCCGATAGATGAATTTTTAGATTTTGTGAAAGAGGCCGAGGAGCTGGGCATCGACCCGATTACGGTGGCGGACGCGGTGTCGACCTCGCGCCTCCATAGCCGGGATATTTATGTGATGCTCGCCCTGATGGCGCGGGAAACGAAAACGGCGCAGCTTGGCACCTCGGTAACAAATTTTGTGACGCGCCACATTATGACGAGCGTGAATGCGATGGCCTCGGTGGACGATGTGGCGCCGGGCCGGGTGATGATTGGCTTTGGCGCAGGCGACACGCCGCTCTATTCGGTGGGGCTCAAGCACTCGAACTTAAAAGCGATGAGAGAGGGATTGGTTGCGGCACGGGCACTGCTCAACGGCGAGCCGGTAGAGCACGGGGGCGTGACGATTACCTCGAACTGGCGAAAACCGGGGCTCCCTATTTTTTTGGCGGCCGATGGGCCAAAGACCTTGGAGCTTGCAGGAGAGCTGGCCGATGGGGTGATACTGGGCTCTGGCATAACCCCCGAGGTGGTTGAATGGGCGCGGGGGCACATTGCTATTGGCGCCGAGCGCGCGGGGCGCAAGCCGGAAGACGTCGAGCTGTGGCTGAACGCGATTGTACACATTGAGGAGGATGGCGCAGCGGCCAGAGAAACCGTGCGCCCCAGACTCTGCACCCGGGCGAACCACAATTTTCGCCTCGCACTGAATGCCGTGCCCGAGGAGCACAGAGAGGGCGTCGAGCGATTTAGGGCGAACTACGATGAGTTCAACATCGGGGCGGGGAGCCCGAACGCTGCGGGCATCACCGACTACATGATTGACCGCTTCGCGGTGGTGGGCAGCCCGGATGAGTGTCTTGAGCGCTTCAGAGAGATTGAAAAGCTGGGGGCGAGGACGTTTATTTTCGCAATGTCCTACACGCTTGAGGCGCGGCGCCAGATTGTGCGCTTCGTCGGGGAAAAAGCGATCCCCGAGCTCGGGGATAAATAG
- a CDS encoding carboxymuconolactone decarboxylase family protein: protein MARISLIQPGEAEASAKRIMENMQKQFGVVIDPVKALAHKPDFLRSLLSLTTVADGPGEIDAGFKEVLNIRASALNGCEFCTTMHSNMAKMHKVAAEKIAGAVDGSASDAFDEKEKAALALCEASTSGVKVSDAVFDAARAHYSEAQVVELLGVIAVINMWNRLMVGMGF from the coding sequence ATGGCCCGGATATCACTAATACAACCCGGCGAGGCCGAGGCGAGTGCCAAGCGCATCATGGAGAACATGCAAAAGCAGTTTGGTGTCGTCATCGACCCGGTAAAGGCGTTGGCTCACAAACCCGATTTTCTGCGCTCACTGCTCTCGCTCACCACCGTCGCCGACGGCCCTGGAGAGATTGACGCAGGGTTCAAGGAGGTGCTCAACATCCGCGCCTCGGCGCTAAACGGGTGTGAGTTCTGCACCACGATGCACTCGAACATGGCGAAGATGCACAAGGTTGCTGCCGAGAAGATAGCGGGCGCAGTGGATGGCTCGGCGAGCGATGCGTTTGATGAAAAAGAAAAGGCCGCGCTGGCGTTGTGCGAGGCCTCAACCTCTGGCGTCAAAGTGTCCGATGCGGTTTTCGATGCGGCTCGGGCGCATTATTCCGAGGCCCAGGTTGTCGAGCTCCTTGGCGTCATCGCGGTTATAAATATGTGGAACCGGCTCATGGTCGGGATGGGTTTTTAA
- a CDS encoding (2Fe-2S) ferredoxin domain-containing protein, whose translation MKKHVFVCINQRPENHPMGCCQSKGSVEILQALGEAVQTSELAASTAVSGSTCLGPCALGASVVVYPEGVWYQGVTASDVPEIVESHLKGGEPVERLLLKMPGAAE comes from the coding sequence ATCAAAAAACACGTATTCGTTTGCATCAACCAGCGCCCCGAAAACCACCCCATGGGTTGCTGTCAGTCCAAGGGCAGTGTCGAAATTCTTCAGGCGCTTGGCGAGGCCGTTCAAACCTCAGAGCTTGCCGCCTCGACCGCCGTTTCGGGCTCAACCTGCCTTGGCCCCTGCGCCCTTGGCGCATCGGTCGTCGTATACCCAGAGGGTGTCTGGTACCAGGGCGTCACGGCAAGCGATGTCCCCGAAATCGTTGAGAGCCACCTGAAAGGCGGCGAGCCCGTTGAGCGCTTGCTGCTCAAAATGCCGGGCGCTGCAGAGTAA